In Notolabrus celidotus isolate fNotCel1 chromosome 10, fNotCel1.pri, whole genome shotgun sequence, one DNA window encodes the following:
- the csrnp3 gene encoding cysteine/serine-rich nuclear protein 3, protein MQRTMSGILKRKFEEVEASSSPCSSLRESDDEASCSESGDSSDSVNPSASGPFTPNSILKREKRLRTRRVHFENVTVYYFSRRQGFTSVPSQGGSTLGMSNRHSWIRQYSLGEFALEQERIHRDMLRDHLKEEKLNSIKLKLTKNGTVESEEANTLTAEDISDDDIDLDNTEVDEYFFLQPLTTKKRRALLRSSGVKKIDVEEKHELRAIRMSREDCGCDCRVFCDPETCACSIAEIKCQVDRMSFPCGCSKEGCSNSTGRVEFNPIRVRTHFLHTIMKLELEKSREQQQVPPTNCYHGENNDLGSGNSLVQSQQRLEYSLSDAVPQSAAMHLQAPDNMEETLDEEEDEEEDEDDDEEEEEEEENEDDEEDEEDSSSVCSALSDSSTQSLANSDSEDEEEEDEDEEKSENLANQSVTHSEVVPLSSALCYSEVTHENHINGNSYLINSSSAEYYQLGSSNVIANGQTSQSSEPYGEALAFQDSNSTTDGGMPQGPFNMSTKQYTDYPNQAEQQYTNANANHHFTLTNGSPTTPLTSYTTDTEKKVSKVAFVEQPENQNQTQFQNYLNNNTQGSYSSLCSTAEQQQQESSINNGHSDLTLLANNAKNLPLPDHCPEVTAI, encoded by the exons ATGCAGCGGACCATGAGCGGAATACTGAAGAGGAAATTTGAGGAGGTGGAAGCCTCCTCCTCCCCGTGCTCTTCCTTGCGGGAGTCTGATGATGAGGCCTCCTGCAGCGAGAGCGGGGATAGCAGTGACAGTGTCAACCCCTCTGCCTCGGGCCCCTTCACCC CCAACTCAatactgaagagagagaaacgcCTCCGGACAAGGAGGGTGCATTTCGAGAATGTGACGGTGTACTACTTCAGCCGGCGGCAGGGCTTCACCAGCGTGCCCAGCCAGGGAGGCAGCACACTGGGCATGTCCAACAGGCACAGCTGGATCCGGCAGTACTCCCTGGGTGAGTTTGCCCTGGAGCAGGAGAGGATCCACAGAGATATGCTCAGAGATCACCTGAAGGAGGAGAAACTCAACTCAATCAAACTCAAG CTGACTAAGAACGGCACTGTGGAGTCTGAAGAGGCCAACACGCTCACAGCGGAAGACATCTCTGACGATGACATCGATCTGGACAACACAGAGGTAGACGAGTACTTCTTCCTGCAGCCGCTTACCACTAAAAAGCGACGGGCACTGCTGCGCTCCTCCGGGGTAAAGAAGATTGACGTGGAAGAGAAACATGAACTGCGGGCTATCAGGATGTCCAGAGAGGACTGTGGTTGTGATTGTAGAGTCTTCTGTGACCCAGAGACCTGTGCCTGCAGCATCGCAGAGATCAAATGCCAG GTGGACCGTATGTCGTTTCCGTGTGGCTGCAGCAAAGAAGGATGCAGCAATTCAACAGGGAGAGTGGAGTTTAACCCTATCCGTGTTCGAACCCATTTCTTGCACACCATTATGAAGCTGGAACTTGAAAAGAGTcgtgagcagcagcaggttccTCCCACCAACTGTTATCACGGTGAAAACAACGACCTGGGAAGCGGAAACTCTTTGGTCCAGTCCCAGCAAAGGTTGGAGTACTCTCTGTCGGACGCTGTTCCACAATCGGCTGCAATGCACCTGCAAGCCCCAGACAATATGGAGGAGACGCtagatgaagaggaagatgaggaagaagatgaagatgatgatgaagaggaggaagaggaagaggagaatgaagatgacgaggaggatgaagaggatagCAGTAGTGTTTGTAGCGCTCTATCCGACTCCAGCACGCAGAGCCTAGCAAACAGCGActctgaggatgaggaggaggaggatgaggatgaagagaagtctgagaACTTGGCAAACCAATCAGTGACTCATTCAGAGGTGGTCCCGTTGTCTTCGGCATTGTGTTACAGTGAAGTGACGCATGAGAACCATATTAATGGAAACAGTTATTTAATTAACTCTTCCTCAGCTGAGTACTACCAGCTTGGGAGCTCCAATGTCATCGCTAACGGTCAAACCAGTCAATCCAGTGAACCCTACGGGGAAGCCTTAGCATTCCAAGATTCCAACAGCACGACCGACGGTGGCATGCCACAAGGACCATTCAACATGTCTACCAAGCAGTACACAGACTACCCTAATCAGGCTGAGCAACAATACAccaatgctaatgctaatcaCCATTTCACTCTGACCAACGGTTCTCCCACTACGCCATTGACCAGCTACACAACCGATACGGAGAAGAAGGTGTCCAAGGTGGCATTCGTGGAGCAGCCtgaaaaccagaaccagacccagTTTCAGAACTACCTGAACAATAACACGCAGGGTTCATACAGCAGCTTGTGTTCAACAGCCgaacagcaacagcaggagtCCAGTATTAATAATGGCCATTCTGACCTGACCTTACTAGCAAACAACGCTAAGAACCTTCCTTTACCAGACCATTGCCCTGAGGTCACAGCAATTTAG